TCATGTTGTGGATCCTTACCAAAGCTTGCGGAATGATAGTTCGTTCGCAAAACGATCGGATCTGGTGGTTGCGATCAATCCTTGGTATCTGGAATATTATCGGAAATTGAATGCGAACTGTTTTTTGTTCCCACATGGGGTCCGTGCGGAGGATCGCATCCATCAAAAACCGGAGAACAGCCTATCCGACCAGTGGGGAAAGTATGCGATCCTTGCAACCGGACTAAGTCAATTCGTGAATTATGATCTGGTGATCAAATGCGCAAAGCGTTATCCTGATCTTCGATTCTTGATACTGGGTCAGTTGTTCCCACTCGAACGGCACCTAGAAGAACTGCGTGATCAACTTTTCGCCTTGACCAACGTAACATACCTGGGTGTAAAGCATCCTAGTGAGTTGAAGGAACTCGTGCATGGAGCAGCCGTGGGGTTGCTGACCTATGGGATCGAACCAACTTCGTCAATTCCTCTAACCGCAGGTAGAACTCCATTGAAGGTGTTGACCTATCTCGCTCAACATTGCCCTGTTGTCTCTACCAATAACAGCTATATCATTCCATTGGAGAACAAGGGGCATTTCAAAGCGGAAACAGAGGAACATTTCGTGGGCCTTATCGGCGATGTATTGGACGGTCGTCTTAATTTGGATAGCGCAGCGGTGGACAGCTACCTTGACTCGGTGGATTACGATAAACTCATAGATGGGATCCTCACTGAGTTATCCCATGTGATCGAACGAAGGGAGACAGAAAAGGCCATATCATCCGCACAACGAAGTTCAGATAGCGCGACAGCATCATTGGATACGCGCACGCTAGTGCCCAAGCATAGCCCGATCCTGATCGTTTCAAATGAAGGCTGGGACGGCCCCAGATACAGCAAGCACCGCTACGCCATTGCACTGAATGCATTCCGTATGGTCTATTTCATCGACCCTTCGGACCATTGGAGGCCTTCTCACTTGTTCATGCCCAGCATTAAGAAACGCGTAACCCCGGAAGGGATAAGTATCCTCTCGTACAGGAATGCTATTCCACTCTTAGGCGGTGCGCTAGGACCACTGAACGACAGGATCATATCCCGAAGGATCCGTAGATATTTGAGGCGAGAAGGTGAACAAGATCCCGTTTTTTGGACCTTCGACCCGAGCAGACTTTCAGCTCCGGATCATATTGGTGCCTATTTGTCCATCTATCATTGTGCGGATGACCACGCATTCAAATGGCGTGGAGAACGAATGCTCGCGAAGGATTGTGACCATGTGTTCTGTATTGCACGCGACCTGATGCCGCGTTTCAAAAAATTCAACGCATCGGTCCATCATGTTCCGCACGGTCTTGCCGAAAGCGACATGGCAACCGGTACAGCTCATGAACATTCCGAAGTCTCACAAACCGGCTATGGGCTTTATATTGGTAACATCAATGACCGGCACGATTTCGTACTGTGGGAGAAGCTGATCAAGAAGCATACGGATATAACGTGGATGATCGTGGGACCCGTGAAGGTTTCCAACAAGACCGGTCTGGAGATCATTAGCGGCAAATACCCGAATGTGGTACTGAAACCTTTAGTATCCTATTCAAAACTTAAGGACCTGATCGCAAATGCTGCTTTCGGATTCCTGTATATGAAACGCGACCACCCGGCAAACCGTATATCCAGCCAGAAAGCGATCCAATTCCTTGCACAGGGAAAGCCATTCTTCTGTAGCTGGTTCTCTGAATATGCGGACCATAAAGGACTTGTGAACATGACCGATGATCACGCATCCGCGTTAGCGCAATTCGCGGAATGGAAAGCGAACGGCGAAGCACCTTCCGCGAAGGAGCAAAGACTTGAGTTTGCCCGGGCACAACGATTCAAGAACATCCTCGACAACCTACCTTTCAGGTTTTGAAACCACTTACCACAAATTCCGCGCTCAGAAGATCGGGGACTCCGTTGTACGAACCGATGAAGTTCGGACCCACAGGATGTCAATGAAACGAGGTATATTCTATACGTTCTTGACACAAGCACCTACCCTGCTTCTATACTTCGTTTCCAGCACGCTCATGACCCGCATGCTGGGCGATGTGGGGCGAGGCGAGTATGCCCTTTTGACAAATGACAGCGCATTGCTCGCCATGCTGCTTAGTTTGAATCTGGCTTTCGGTGTTGGTTATTTTACGGCGAAGAACCCAGGTGACATTCGCTCATTGGTAGGGGTTGCCGCATCCTTGGTATTGCTTAACGGGATCCTTGTACCGTTCCTACTTTTCTGTGCTTCCGGAATTGGGACACTCAGCGAGCTTTTCATGCCTAACGGTCGCACGCATTGGGCGTACTATGGATTCCTGTACCTCACCGTGATCTCCAGCTTGGTCAATGGGGCCATGGCTGCCGTACTGCTGGGTCTGAAAAAATTCAAAGTACTGAATGGCATGAGCATTCTCAATGCTTCTTCGAATATGATCGGATTCTCCGCCCTTTACTTGTTCAGAGAACATTTGGAACCGGAGGATGTGCTGCCAATGGTTCTGATGGTGGCTGCCGCTACAATGGCATTACAGAGCATTGTCTGGTGTACCGTTTATGGTTTTATCGTAAAGATCATGCCCAAGCCCATCTGGACCTGGTCCATAATAGGACCCGTGCTCGCGTTCTCCATGGTAGGGCATTCAAGCAATTTGGTGAACTTGATCAACTACCGTTTCGATGTTTGGGTAGTGGATCACTATTGGGGGGCTTCTCAACTCGGTCTATACGCTGTAGCCGTCGGTGTCGGTCAACTGCTCTTCTATATTCCCGAACCTTTTACACGGGTCGTTCAACCCTATTTGTTCGGTCAAGTAAAAGATGAAATGCTTGAGCGCTACAAAGTAGTAGCTCGGCTTAATTTCACCTCCGTGCTGGTCATTTCAATAA
The nucleotide sequence above comes from Flavobacteriales bacterium. Encoded proteins:
- a CDS encoding oligosaccharide flippase family protein; protein product: MKRGIFYTFLTQAPTLLLYFVSSTLMTRMLGDVGRGEYALLTNDSALLAMLLSLNLAFGVGYFTAKNPGDIRSLVGVAASLVLLNGILVPFLLFCASGIGTLSELFMPNGRTHWAYYGFLYLTVISSLVNGAMAAVLLGLKKFKVLNGMSILNASSNMIGFSALYLFREHLEPEDVLPMVLMVAAATMALQSIVWCTVYGFIVKIMPKPIWTWSIIGPVLAFSMVGHSSNLVNLINYRFDVWVVDHYWGASQLGLYAVAVGVGQLLFYIPEPFTRVVQPYLFGQVKDEMLERYKVVARLNFTSVLVISIMLALIAQWLIPFLFGDVFSSSVLALWLLLPGIVFSSAFKLLASLVINANMQRYNLLATGVGAVFTIVLGLLVIPVHGIAGAAIVSTFSYLMTLTVVVLVIRFRLKIAVHDLFFLRLSDLAYFRDLSSWKRTT